The following DNA comes from Mycobacteroides immunogenum.
GCCGCCTGCAGCTGCGGCTGATGCGCGGACCCAACTTCGCCATCGCACGCAAGGCCGGGATCGACAAGACCGAGCCGCAGTTCAAGGCCCGCAGCATCTAGCGCGTGAGCAACACGACGCCCCACTCCGTAGAATTGCTTGTGCGTCCAGCTCTTGAAGGATCTTGCTTCGCTCGCTAGGCCGCGGGTACGCAGTCGCGCAGCTCGGGCGCCATCCCGTAGGGGCCCCACATCTGCCGCTCGGCGTCTTGGCGCGCCTCGCCCTCGTTACTTCCGCGGCCGATCACCGTGCCCGCCCATTGCTTCATCCCAAACCCCATTCCGGGCATGCCACCCGGGCCAAAACCAGGCGGGCCGAAGTTGTTATCGGCATACACCTGGCATTGGACCGCGACTGGGCCGTTCCCTGGCGCTGCCGACACAATCGGCGCAGCGAACATGGACAACGCCAAACCGAACCCCGCCGCCATCGAACAGATCGTTCGCATGGATCTCCTCCCTCACTCTGTGCCAGTAGTTTGCCACAGGGTGAGTAATACGCGCACTACCGGTTCGCGGACCAGATCTACGGGGTCGCTACCTGCTGCTGAGGTGCCCGTGCGCGGCGGCCACATCGGGATGGGCCCGCAGCCGGCTCTTCCAGGCGTTCTCGCCATAGGTGGCGTGAATCGGATCGCCCGGATCAGCACGTACACCGCGCGCCCGGTCCCGCAACTCCCGTGGCAGCTCCAGCGCCGGAATATGCGCATCCAGCCTCGGATTGAAGAAGTAGGCGACAGACGTGCGCGGCGCCCCGGTGAGAATCACCCGGTGCCGAGTAGCGCGCAGATATCCACCACTGGCGCGCTCAAGCAACTCTCCGATGTTGACGATGAACGCACCCGAGCGCCCCGGGGCATCCAGCCACGTCCCGTCCACCTCAACCTGCAGGCCTGCGACATCGGGCTCGGCCAACAGCAGGGTCAGCACACCGGAATCCCGGTGCGCACCCACGCCCTGGTCGCTGGACCCAACCGCCGGATACCGGATGACCTTGATCAGCGTCGCCGGTTCGGCCCCAAATGCCTCGTCGAAGAAGTCACCATCGGCCCCTAAGGCAATGGCCCACTCCTTCAGTAGTTTTCGCCCCACCTCCGCCAGCGCCACATCCCAGCTCTCGAGCGCCGCTCTCAACTCAGGGACTGCCTCCGGCCACTGATTGGGTCCTTGTAACCACATGTAGTCGCGGTCTCGTACCGTCTCACTGGCGGCGCGCTCGGGTCCCACATCGATCTGCTCACGCCAGTCGGTACGCCCACCGGTCAGCTCGCCACCCAGCCGGGTGAAGCCGCGGAAATGTGGGCTTCGGACCATCGCGATGGCGTCCTTATCCTGCTCTGGGAGAGCGAAAAGCCGGCCGGCGGCCGACAGCACCTGGTCCACCAGCCCCGGCGAAACACCGTGCCCAGTGAGGTAAAAGAAACCGACGTCGTGTGTGACCTCGCGCAGGGCCGCACGTAGCTGGTTCGGATCGCCGGACAGGTCGACTACGGGAAGCTCACCCACGCGTCCATGCTCCTCCGCAAACCTGGAAGGGACCACCGTCTTGAACGCCGTGAGGAAATATCACAAGTACGATGGCCAAACCGCCGGGCGAGAGGGACGCACAGGGGAATGACGTCATCGGAGAGACCCCCACCAGATGCGGGTAGCCAGCAGGCCGGGGACCTAGCACCGGGGACGACCGTATCCGGATACCAGATTGAACGCGTCCTCGGCCGCGGCGGCATGGGTACCGTCTATCTGGCCGCGAATCCGAATCTGCAACGTTCCGAGGCCCTGAAGATCCTCAGCGCCCAAGCCTCGCGCGACCCCGCCTTCCGGGCGCGGTTCATGCGGGAAGCATCGCTCGCCGCATCCCTGGACCACCCGAACATCGTCACAGTGCACAACCGCGGCGAGACTCCACAGGGTGATCTCTGGATCGCGATGCAGTACGTGCAGGGCAGCGATGCGCATTCGGAATCGGTGAACGGGCGTGTGTCGTTGACCCGGGCCGTTCACATCGTTAGCGAAGTCGCCAAGGCGCTCGACTATCTGCACGCCCGCGGTCTGGTGCACCGCGACGTGAAGCCGGCCAACATCCTGCTATCCGAGGGTGACCGACGAATCATGCTGGGCGACTTCGGCGTTGCCCGCGCACTTGATGACAGCAGCAGCGTCACCTCGGCAGGTAATGTGACGGCCACTATCGCGTATGCCGCACCGGAGGTCCTGTCCGGCGCGGCCGTCGATGGCCGAGCCGACGTGTATGCCTTGGGCTGCACGCTCTTTCGCATGGTCACCGGTCAACCGCCATTCGGATCCGGCAACTCCCTGCCCGCCCTCATCAATGCGCACCTTTCGACGCCCCCGCCCCGGATCTCCCAGTTCGCGCCGGTACCCGAGTCAATGGACGGGCTGATTGCCAAGGCAATGGCCAAGAATCCCGCTGACCGTTACCAGAGCGCCGGCGAGTTCGCGTCGGCCGCTCAGCAGATCCTGGCAGATCCGGCGCAGCACCGCCAGACGGTGGCACAGCCCGTACCCGCCCCGGCACCTCCGCCAGCCCCGGCACCACATCTTGTGCAGACCACCACATCCCCAGTCACAGCCGACACTGAGCGAACCATGGTCAGACACAAGCGAATTGTTGCCATCGTCGGCGCCATTGTGCTGGTTGTCGCATCCTCTGTCGTGGCGGTCCTGATCTGGCCGCGCCAGCACAATGGCACTCATACTCGGCCGGAATCCGCGCCCAGCGCGGCCAACGTAAGGCCCGGTGAATCGTTGGCCGGGCAACCCAATGCCGTCCTCGACAGCTTGCTACCCGGACAGTTCGACTATCCCGAGGGGTGGGAGAAGAATCCGTCACCGACCTTCAAATCGGGCGAGTTCAATCCTGCCGTTCCGCCCGGATCGGCCACCAACATCGGGGGAACCCCGGTGGGCTGCAACACTATTGATCCCATCTGGGCACTCCGCCCGAAGGGTCGCGAGACATCCACGCTGTACCTACGGGATCGGAAGAACCCCGAGCGCGAAATCCTGATCCGGGTGGTTCCGGCGGCAGACGCGTTGTCGGCCGACGGCGGCTCAGACACGCTGAAGAGATGCGATGCGATCGCGTACATCATTCCCGGCGGCACCACCACCTGGCGATGCTCCTTCGAATTCGACGAGCCAAATCCTGTTCAGAACAGCCAAAAAGAGCTCACCACAACGGAATCATGCTTTATGTTCCCCTCGGGAGCCAACGGCATTCGGCAACACGTGTCTTTCAACATCGTGCGCGGACTACTTGTGTACATCCTGGCCAGCGGCGCCTCCAACCGGAACGACGCGGCAGGGTCCCTCAACGCCACCACGCTGAGCTTCGCGACCACCATGAAGATCCTGCGTTACGGCCGCTAAGCCTTAGGCGTCCAGGGCTTGAGCCAGTCGGTGGGCTCCCAGCCCTCGGCCGCGGCAAGTAGCTCGTACATCGTTGCGCCGTCGATTGTTTCGCGAATGATGTCGGCATGGCCGGCATGGCGCGCCAGTTCCTCAACGATATGCAGCGCCACCCAACGCACATTCCAGGCGTCGATGTCCTTGGGGAACCAGGGTGCGGACGGGATCGGTACCGGAGTGTCCAGGCCCTTGTCTTTGACCGCGGCGAGCGTCGCCGCGCTCTGCGCACCGAATGCCGCCAACGCCCCGGCGAGCGTCTCGTCCTCGCCCAAGGCGAACTCGTCATCGGCACGCTGATGGTCGGTTCCGGGACCGGGAGCCGACACGATCCGGTCCGTCCAGCCGGCCTGCATGTGGGTGACATGCTTGATCAACCCGCCAATGGATAGCGTGCCCGCCGTCGGAGTCAGGCGAGCCTGCTCGTCAGTCAAGCCGAAAGCCACGATCCGGAAAGCGTCTTGCTGCTGCGCGATGTACTCGATCAGGCCGTCCAACTCGGTCAGAACGGGTGGGGGCATGGCAGGCATACAAGGTCCTCTCATGGGCGGTGAGCTGGCATGCATAAGCGAACACCACGGGTCCGACATCACTCTTCGAAGCGCCAAAAAACAGCCCCTGACCTGCGATATCGAATTGTGATGACAGACACAAGGTCAGGACTTTTGTCATCCGCTGAGCGGCGGTATAGTTCAGTTGTTACCGGTGGGTAACTTAATCGGAAGTAAGAACCCAACCGAATACTCAGAACAGCCCCACGAGAAAAGGCAATGACGCACATGGGCCACTACAAGTCGAACGTCCGCGACCTGGAGTTCAACCTCTTCGAGCTCTTCAAGATCCAGCAGGTATTCGGGGGCGAAGAATTCCCCGAGCTGGACGAAGACACCGCTCGCACCTTCCTTGCCGAAATGCGCACCCTCGCCGAAGGACCGCTGGCCGATTCGTTCGCCGAGGGCGACCGCAACCCACCGGTCTTCGATCCGGAGACCCACTCGGTCGCCATCCCCGAGCCCTTCAAGAAGTCCGTCAAGGCCATCACCGAAGCCGGCTGGGATCGCCTCGGCCTGATCGAAGAGCTCGGCGGCAGCCCGGTTCCCCGCTCGCTGATGTGGGCCGTTCAGGAGATGATCCTGGGCGCCAACCCCGCCGTCTGGATGTACAGCGGCGGTGCCGGTTTCGCGCAGATCTTCTACAACGTCGCCACCGATGAGCAGAAGAAGTGGGCCGAATTCGCCGCCGAGCGCGGCTGGGGCGCCACCATGGTGCTCACCGAGCCCGACGCCGGTTCGGACGTGGGCGCCGGACGCACCAAGGCCATCAAGCAGGAGGACGGCTCCTGGCACATCGAGGGTGTGAAGCGCTTCATCACCTCGGCCGATTCGGACGACATGTTCGAGAACATCATGCACCTGGTGCTGGCCCGCCCCGAGGGCGCCGGCCCCGGCACCAAGGGCCTGTCGCTGTTCTTCGTGCCGAAGTTCATCCCGAACTTCGAGACCGGCGAGCCGGGCGAGCGCAACGGTGCCTTTGTCACCAATGTCGAACACAAGATGGGCCTGAAGGTTTCGGCCACCTGTGAGCTGAGCTTCGGTCAGCACGGCGTACCCGCCAAGGGCTGGCTGGTCGGCGAGGTGCACAACGGCATCGCGCAGATGTTCGATGTCATCGAGCAGGCCCGCATGATGGTGGGCACCAAGGCCATTGCCACCCTGTCGACCGGCTACCTGAACGCGCTGGAGTACGCCAAGACCCGCGTGCAGGGTGCGGACATGACACAGCTGACCGACAAGACCGCTCCCCGTGTCACCATCACGCACCACCCGGACGTGCGCCGCTCGCTGATGACCCAGAAGGTTTACGCCGAGGGTCTGCGTGCGCTGTACCTGTACGCCACCACCTTCCAGGACGCCGTGGCCGCCAAGGCCATCAACGGCGTCGAGGCTGCGGATGCGGTCAAGCTCAACGACCTGCTGCTGCCGATCATCAAGGGTGTGGGCTCCGAGCGCGCCTACGAGAAGCTCACCGAGAGCCTGCAGACCTTCGGTGGCTCCGGCTTCCTGCAGGACTACCCGATTGAGCAGTACATCCGCGACGCCAAGATCGACTCGCTGTATGAGGGCACCACCGCGATCCAGGCCCAGGACTTCTTCTTCCGGAAGATCGTCAAGGACCAGGGCAAGTCGCTGGCCTTCGTTTCCGGCCAGATCGAGGAGTTCGTCAAGAGCGAGACCGGCAACGGTCGCCTCAAGGCCGAGCGTGCGCTGCTCGCTACGGCGCTGGAGGACGTGCAGGCCATGGCGGCGGGCATGACCGGCAACCTGATGGCCGCACAGCAGGAGATCACCCAGGTCTACAAGGTCGGTACGGCCTCTGTGCGCTTCCTGATGAGCGTCGGCGATCTGCTGATCGGCTGGCTGCTGCAGCGTCAGGCTGCCGTCGCCATCGAGGCGCTGGACGCCGGCGCCACCGGTGCCGACAAGGCCTTCTACGAGGGCAAGATCGCGGCCGCCTCGTTCTTCGCCAAGAACATGCTGCCCGTGCTGACCTCGACTCGCGCCATCCTGGACAACGTCGACAACGACATCATGGAGCTCGACGAAGCCGCTTTCTGATCGATTCAGTCGCGAAAGCCCCCGTTTCCACTGGAGACGGGGGCTTCGTGCATTCCGGTGTATCGCCGTTGTCAGACCGCGCATAGGGTTGCCGTATGCCTCGTTACTACCGCGACCAGCAGGCGTGGAAAGACCTCCAGATGTTCCTCCCCGAGCGGCTGCGCCTGGACGAATCGACGGCGCCGCAGGAGGAATTCTGGCTCTATTGCCATGAATGTGGGTCGGGTGGGGTGTGCTATGTCTCGCGTGGCGGAGTGGTCTGGGCGCACGGGTAGCTCATAGGTTCGAAAGCTCCTACACCTCGTACCAAGGAGCTTGCCCGTGCGCGCGACCACTTTACTCAACCGTGTCCTCGACCTGCCGAAGACCACGGTCCGCGACGTCGAGTGCGGCGACAAGGTGACGGTGTGGGTGCGCCCGCAACAGCGGGTGATGTCCTGTCCGCATTGCGATTTCCGTACCCGGCACCGCTACGACACACGGATGGTGGATTCGGCGTGGCGGCACCTGGACCTCAGTGGGCGGGTATGTGTGCTCAAACTGCGGCGACGTCGGTTGCGCTGCCCCGAGCACGGTGTCCTGGCCGAGTCAGTGCCGTTCGCGCGGCCGGGATCGGGGTTCACCCGCGACTTCGAGGACCTTGCGGTCTGGCTGGCCGCCAAGTGTGACAAGAAGACGGTGTCGACGTTCTGCCGCGTCACGTGGCGCACCGTCGGGGCGATGTGTTCGCGCGTCGTGGCCGAGAAACTGGACCCCGACCGGCTGGCCGGGCTGGTCGACATCGGCGTCGATGAGATCTCCTGGCGCAAGCACCACAAGTATTTGACTTTGGTGTCCGACCACGACACCGGCACAATCGTGTGGGGTGCGCCGGGCAAGAAGGCAGCCACTCTCGACGCGTTCTTCACCGCGGCCCTACCCGCCGATGGCGCGAAGAAGATCGAGGCCGTGTCGATGGACCTCGGGCCGGCATTCGCGAAATCCGTTCGCGCACATGCCCCGCAGGCGGTGATCTGCTTCGATCCGTTCCATGTCGTCAAACTAGCCACCGACGCCCTCGACGACGTTCGCCGTCAGGTATGGCAGTCCGCGCGCAAACTGTCGGACAAGCAGATCGCCAAAACCTACAAGGGAGCCCGCTGGGCGCTGCTGAAGAACCCCGAATCCCTCACCGACACACAGAAAGCCACCCTCGCCCAGCTCAAACGCGAGGGCGGCGCACTGGTCCGCGCCTACGAACTGAAGGAATCGCTGCGGGCGGTGTTCGCCGGGGATCTTGACGCCGACACCGTCACCGACATGCTCGGGAAATGGTGCTCATGGGCGCAGCGGTGCCGGATCCCGCAGTTCGTCAAGGTCGGCCGAACCATCAACAAACACCTCGATGGCATCCAAGCCGCGGTGGAGCGCGGACTGGCCAACGGCCGCCACGAAGGGCTCAACAACAAGGTCCGGTTGATCATCCGCAGGGCCTACGGCTTCCACAACGCCGAGAACGCGCTCGCCATGATCATGCTCGTCTGCGGACCGGTGACCCTCGAACTCCCATACCACACATGAGGTCATCCACATTCATGGCAATAGAGCCGGAATTCTGGGATTGGCACGGCAATCAGGTGCACCTCGACCGGTATACCAATGCCGCGGCACCGGTCAAGGTGGTGTTGCTGCACGGGGTAGGCACCAACGGCCGCCAGATGTCACTGATTCTTGGTGCGCCGTTGGCGCGCAGAGGCTACGAGACGGTCGCGATCGACAACCTGGGCTACGGCCTGACCGATGTGGCGCCCGGCACGGTGCCGGGATACGGCGATTGGGTGGACCTGGTGGTCGACTTCCTGGACTACGAGCGGCGCCGCGATGTGCGCCCCATCGTGCTGTACGGCCTCAGTGCCGGCGGCATGCTCGCCTACCACGTGGCCGCCAAGGCGCCACGCGACACAGTACGCGGGATCATCGGCATGACGTTCCTGGATCAGCGGGTGCGCGAGGTGGCCGACGGGACCGCGCATGATCTGTTGACGGCGCGTGTGGGCGTCCCGTTCCTACGGCTCGCGGCCAAGACGCCGGCCCGTCGGGTGCGCTACCCCATGTGGCTGGCCGCGAAGATGAGCACGCTTGCCAACAACCGCGCGGCGATGAAGGTCTTCATGAAGGACCGCACATCGGCCGCCAACTGGGTCAGTGTGAAGTTCCTGGCGGAGTACATGAGCTATGCCCCCGCCGTCGAACCGGCCGACTTCGACGTGTGTCCGGTCATGCTCACGCAACCCGACGAGGACCAGTGGACTCCCTACGAGTTCAGTAAGCCGGTGCTCGAGCCCATCACCCAGGTGCCGGTGACGGTAGTTCCCCTGGAACGGGCCGGGCACTATCCGCTGGAAGATCCGGGACTCAAGCAACTGGAAGATGCCGCCGTCGGGTTCATCCGTGCGGTGGCCGGCTGAGCCGACGTCACGAATACACCAGCGCCGCAACATGGTCGGCCAGTTCGGGTACGGGCAGCCGGCCATCCAATTCCATCGAGGCGCTCTCGCGTAACAGCGGTTCTATCGCCTCGGTGTTCTGCGCTATCTCGTCCTGCTCGGCCCTGGTTCGCCCGTACGGATTACCGGAGCGTGAGCTGACCCGCGCGATCGCCACCGACAACGGCACACTGAGCAGCACCACGTGGGCGAATCTGTCATAAAAGTCCACCTGGTTGTCGACGGTGCCGGAAACAACAACCTCGGCATGCTGATCCAGCAGCTCCGACATCCGGCCCGCATCCCACCTACCGTCGGCCAAAGTCCAGCCGTCGTAGTCGGTGTCCACCGTGCGCATACCGCGCCGTGCCAGCTCCTGTAACAGCGTGGTCTTGCCCGTCCCCGACATGCCCGTCACCAATACCCGCGCCACATCTGAACCATATGCGGTGGCGGCTCGTTGACAGCAGGAGAAGAGTGGAGCCAACGGGAGGCGACGATGGAGCAAGCAGCACGACGGGTCATCGCGGGACTGGTCGCCGCGGCGGCCGCGCTCGCTGCCGGACAACTGACCGCCACCGCCGTCGCGCCCGATTCCGCACCGTTCTACGCGGTCGGGAACACGGTCGTGGATCACACCCCGGCGGCTGTTCGCGAATGGGTCATCGGCGTCTTCGGCACCTCCGACAAGGCGGTGCTGTTTGTCTGTCTATCCGCGATCATCGCTCTGCTCGCCGCGGCCGCAGGCCTGGCCGAGGGTGAACGACGTTACGGCTCCGTTCTCATCGGCATGCTCGGAGCGGCCGGGGCCGTCGCCGCGGCGACTCGCCCGGCGGGGGGATTCACCTGGATCTGGCCCTCGGTGATCGCCGCCGTGGCGGGAGTGCTGGTGCTGCGCGCACTGGTCAACCGCACGCAGGGCCAGGAAGCGCCGGACCGCCGCAGATTCTTCGGAACGGCAGCGGTTTTCGCGATCGGATCAGCAGGTGTCTATTGGCTCGGCAGCCGCTGGAGCAAGGGTGCCGTCATCGCCGAGGAACGCCGGGACGCCGCATTGCCCGCACCTGTCGCGCCGGCCCCTCCCCTGCCCGACGGCATCAACGTCAAGGGCGCGGCCCCGTTCATCACGAGCAATGCGGACTTCTACCGCATCGACACCGCGTTGCGGGTGCCTCAGGTGACCACGTCCGAGTGGCAGCTCAACATTCACGGCATGGTCGACCGTCCGCGCACCCTGACGTGGGCCGACCTGAACGCCATGGCCGCGACCCAACGAGCCGTCACTCTCACATGTGTCTCCAACGAAATCGGCGGAGATCTCATCGGCAACGCGATCTGGACCGGCTTTCCCATCAAACCGATTTTGGAATCGGTTGGGGTGCACCCGGATGCGGACATGCTGTTGTCGAAGAGCGCCGACGGCTGGACGGCCGGTACCCCGCTGCAGGTGCTGACCGACGGCCGCGACGCCATTCTCGCCACCGCGATGAATGGCACACCGTTGCCCGTCGAGCACGGCTACCCCGTCCGGCAGGTGGTGCCCGGATTGTATGGGTATGTGTCGGCGACCAAATGGGTTGTCGACTGGGAGATCACACGCTTCGACAAGGCCGATGCGTACTGGACCGTCCGCGGCTGGTCGGCGCGCGGGCCCATCAAGACGGGCTGCCGCATCGACACGCCCCGGACCGGCGAGCGCCTGGGCACCGGCACGCAGGTCGTGGCGGGAACGGCCTGGGCACAACACCGCGGTATCACCCGGGTGGAAGTGCGGATTGACGACGGCCCGTGGCAGCCGGCCCGGCTGGCCCCGGAGTATTCGGTCGACACCTGGCGGCAGTGGTGGTTCGGCTGGCACGCGACACCGGGCGAGCACATCATCACCGCGCGGGCTACCGATGGCACCGGAGCGGTGCAGACCGATCAGATCGCCTCGCCGGTTCCCGACGGGGCAACGGGCTATCCGAAACGGCTTGTGACGGTGGCGGCCTAAAAATTAGGTAGCCCCGCGCCGCCGTCGGGTCGGGGGGTCGGACGGTGGCGCGAGGCTACCCATGTATCGACACCCACTCCAGGAGCGTTACAGCTCCCCGGAAAAAACTTGAAACTTTTTTTGGGGCCGCCCCGAGAATGCCAAAACCCCCGGTCATCGGCTTGATGCCGACGACCGGGGGCCTGGATTAGCGATCTAAACGACTCAGGCTTCCAGGATGGCGGTCACGCCCTGGCCGCCCGCGGCGCACACCGAGATGAGCCCGCGGTACGTACCGGTCCCGCCGTTTTCCTTCTTCTTCTCCGCGAGTTGCTTGGCCAGCTGCGCCACGATGCGCCCACCGGTGGCCGCGAATGGGTGGCCGGCGGCCAGTGAGGAACCATTGACGTTGAGTTTGGAGCGGTCGATCGCACCCAACGGCTTGTCCAGGCCGAGGCGCTCCTTGCAGTAGTCCGCCGACTCCCACGCCTGCAGCGTCGCGAGCACCACCGAGGCGAAGGCCTCGTGGATTTCGTAGAAGTCGAAGTCCTGCAGGGTCAAGCCGTTACGGGCCAGCAGACGCGGCACCGCGTAGGTCGGGGCCATCAGCAGACCGTCGGGGCCGTTGATGTAGTCCACGGCCGCGGTCTCACCGTCGACGAAGTAGGCCAGCACCGGCAGACCGCGCTCGGCGGCCCACTCCTCGCTGGACAGCAGCGCCACCGAGGCACCATCGGTCAGCGGGGTGGAGTTACCCGCGGTCATAGTGGCGTCGCCATGCTTCACGCCGAACACCGGCTTCAACGTGGCCAGCTTCTCGACGCTCGAATTCGGGCGCAGGTTGTCATCGCGGTACAGGCCCAGGAACGGGCTGATCAGGTCGTCGAAGAAGCCGCGGTCGTAGGCGGCGGCCATCTTCTGGTGGCTGGCGGCGGCCAGGGCGTCCTGGTCGGTGCGCTTGACGCCCATTTGCTTGGCGGTGATGGCGGCGTGCTCGCCCATGGACAGCCCGGTGCGGGGCTCACCGTTCTGCGGGATGTCCACACCCAGGGCGGCAGGGAGCTTGCCGAGCAGCTTGAGGCGGGTCACGTTGTCCTTGGCGCGCCGGATCGCCAGCAAGGTGTGGCGAAGATCATCACCGAAGTTGATGGGCGCGTCGGAGGTGGTGTCCACACCACCGGCCAGCACCGACTCGTACCGGCCCAGTGCAATGCCGTCGGCGCCCACGATGGCCGCCTGCAGACCCGTGCCGCAGGCCTGCTGCAGATCAAAGGCCTGGGTGTACGGCGAGAGCGGGCTGCCCAGCACCGATTCGCGGGTGAGATTGAAATCACGGCTCAGCTTGAGCACAGCGCCAGCGATGACGGCGCCCAGGCGCTCGCCCTTGAGGTTGAAACGATCAGACGCCCCGGTGATGGCGGCGGTCAACATGTCCTGGTTGGAGGCATTCGCGTAGGCGCCGTCCGAGCGTGCGAAGGGGATGCGGTTACCACCGAGAACCGCGACGCGGCGGCGACCTTGCGAAGCGTCTGACTTGCGAGCCGGGCTAGTTGCCACTTGTCTCTCCACTGTTGAGGGGGCAGGATTACCGAGCATTCTTACTCTGGAGTAAGTTCTTTGTCGAATTCACCCTAGACCAATTACGAAGGACGGCACATGTCCCCCAAGCTCACTGACGACCTCTACGCGCTGCTGGTCAACTCCGGGCCCGGAAACCTGCTCGCCGGCCGCCTGGGTATCCCGCAGCCCGAGAAGCTGCGCCGCTACAAGAAGGGTCAGCCCGCGCTGGCCGGGCCCGTGCTGATCGGTGGCGAGGGCCGCCTCGCCGAGCCGCTGCGCGCTGCCCTGGCCGACGACTACGAGGTGGTTTCCAACAACCTCGGCGGCCGTTGGGCCGACAAGTTCGGCGCCCTGGTCTTCGATGCCACCGGTATCACCACCCCGGCAGAGCTCAAGGCCCTGCACGAGTTCTTCACCCCGCTGCTGCGCAATGTCGGCGCGTCGGGTCGCCTGCTCGTCATCGGCACCACCCCGGACAAGGCCGCCACCACCGACGAGCGCATCGCCCAGCGCGCACTGGAGGGCTTCACCCGCTCGCTGGCCAAGGAGTTCGGCAACGGCGCCACCGTGCAGCTGGTGTACCTGCACCCCGACGCCAAGACCGGTGCCACCGGCCTGGAGTCGACCGTCCGCTTCATCCTGTCGGCCAAGTCCACCTATGTGGACGGCCAGGTGTTCTACGTTGGTGCCGACGATTCCACCCCGCCCGCCGACTGGGACAAGCCGCTGGCCGGCAAGGTCGCCATCGTCACCGGCGCCGCCCGCGGTATCGGTGAGACCATCGCCGAGGTGTTCGCCCGTGACGGCGCGGCCGTCGTCGCGATCGACATGCCGTCGGACGATCTGACCGCCGTCGCCCAGAAGGTCGGCGGCACCGCCCTGGCATTGGACGTCACCGCGGCTGACGCGATCGACCAGATCACCGCGCACCTCAAGGAGCACCACGGCGGCAAGGCCGACATCCTGGTCAACAACGCCGGCATCACCCGCGACAAGCTGCTCAAGAACATGGACGACGCCCGCTGGGACTCGGTGATCGCCGTCAATCTGCTTGCCCCGCAGCGCCTTACCGAGGGGCTCATCGAAAACGGCACCATCGGAACGGGCGGGCGGGTCATCGGCCTGGCCTCTATCGCAGGCATCGCCGGTAACCGCGGCCAGACCAACTACGGCGCCACCAAGGCCGGCATGATCGGCATCACCCAGGCGCTCGCTCCGTCGCTGGCCGAGAAGGGCATCACCATCAACGCCGTCGCGCCGGGCTTCATCGAGACCAAGATGACTGCCGCCATCCCGCTGGCCAACCGCGAGGTGGGTCGCCGCATCAACTCGCTGAACCAGGGTGGCGAGCCCGTGGATGTGGCCGAGACCATCGCCTACTTCGCCAGCCCCGCTTCGAACGCGGTGACCGGCAACGTGGTTCGCGTCTGCGGCCAGTCGTGGCTGGGGGCCTGACATGGCTCAGCCGTCCGGGCTTCAGAACATGGTGATGGCGGCAGTGGGTGCACTGCCGTTCATCCCGCGCCCCTCCACGCTGCCCACCCGTGTGGTGCGCACCCACGGCGTGAAGATCGACCCCGCGAATGTGGCCGCCTACGCGCAGGTGACCGGGCTGACCTTCTCCGACAAGGTGCCGGTGACCTATCCGTTCACCCTGCAGTTCCCATCGGTGATGTCGTTGGTCGCGAGCCTGGACTTCCCGTTCCCGGCAATCGGCACGGTGCACCTGGAGAACCACATCACCCAGCACCGCGCCATCACCGCGACCGACACCGTCGA
Coding sequences within:
- a CDS encoding isopenicillin N synthase family dioxygenase, giving the protein MGELPVVDLSGDPNQLRAALREVTHDVGFFYLTGHGVSPGLVDQVLSAAGRLFALPEQDKDAIAMVRSPHFRGFTRLGGELTGGRTDWREQIDVGPERAASETVRDRDYMWLQGPNQWPEAVPELRAALESWDVALAEVGRKLLKEWAIALGADGDFFDEAFGAEPATLIKVIRYPAVGSSDQGVGAHRDSGVLTLLLAEPDVAGLQVEVDGTWLDAPGRSGAFIVNIGELLERASGGYLRATRHRVILTGAPRTSVAYFFNPRLDAHIPALELPRELRDRARGVRADPGDPIHATYGENAWKSRLRAHPDVAAAHGHLSSR
- a CDS encoding serine/threonine-protein kinase, whose protein sequence is MTSSERPPPDAGSQQAGDLAPGTTVSGYQIERVLGRGGMGTVYLAANPNLQRSEALKILSAQASRDPAFRARFMREASLAASLDHPNIVTVHNRGETPQGDLWIAMQYVQGSDAHSESVNGRVSLTRAVHIVSEVAKALDYLHARGLVHRDVKPANILLSEGDRRIMLGDFGVARALDDSSSVTSAGNVTATIAYAAPEVLSGAAVDGRADVYALGCTLFRMVTGQPPFGSGNSLPALINAHLSTPPPRISQFAPVPESMDGLIAKAMAKNPADRYQSAGEFASAAQQILADPAQHRQTVAQPVPAPAPPPAPAPHLVQTTTSPVTADTERTMVRHKRIVAIVGAIVLVVASSVVAVLIWPRQHNGTHTRPESAPSAANVRPGESLAGQPNAVLDSLLPGQFDYPEGWEKNPSPTFKSGEFNPAVPPGSATNIGGTPVGCNTIDPIWALRPKGRETSTLYLRDRKNPEREILIRVVPAADALSADGGSDTLKRCDAIAYIIPGGTTTWRCSFEFDEPNPVQNSQKELTTTESCFMFPSGANGIRQHVSFNIVRGLLVYILASGASNRNDAAGSLNATTLSFATTMKILRYGR
- a CDS encoding DinB family protein; the encoded protein is MPAMPPPVLTELDGLIEYIAQQQDAFRIVAFGLTDEQARLTPTAGTLSIGGLIKHVTHMQAGWTDRIVSAPGPGTDHQRADDEFALGEDETLAGALAAFGAQSAATLAAVKDKGLDTPVPIPSAPWFPKDIDAWNVRWVALHIVEELARHAGHADIIRETIDGATMYELLAAAEGWEPTDWLKPWTPKA
- a CDS encoding acyl-CoA dehydrogenase → MGHYKSNVRDLEFNLFELFKIQQVFGGEEFPELDEDTARTFLAEMRTLAEGPLADSFAEGDRNPPVFDPETHSVAIPEPFKKSVKAITEAGWDRLGLIEELGGSPVPRSLMWAVQEMILGANPAVWMYSGGAGFAQIFYNVATDEQKKWAEFAAERGWGATMVLTEPDAGSDVGAGRTKAIKQEDGSWHIEGVKRFITSADSDDMFENIMHLVLARPEGAGPGTKGLSLFFVPKFIPNFETGEPGERNGAFVTNVEHKMGLKVSATCELSFGQHGVPAKGWLVGEVHNGIAQMFDVIEQARMMVGTKAIATLSTGYLNALEYAKTRVQGADMTQLTDKTAPRVTITHHPDVRRSLMTQKVYAEGLRALYLYATTFQDAVAAKAINGVEAADAVKLNDLLLPIIKGVGSERAYEKLTESLQTFGGSGFLQDYPIEQYIRDAKIDSLYEGTTAIQAQDFFFRKIVKDQGKSLAFVSGQIEEFVKSETGNGRLKAERALLATALEDVQAMAAGMTGNLMAAQQEITQVYKVGTASVRFLMSVGDLLIGWLLQRQAAVAIEALDAGATGADKAFYEGKIAAASFFAKNMLPVLTSTRAILDNVDNDIMELDEAAF